AATAGTCAAGagcatatttttatattaaatccCTCGTTCCTGAGGAGTCTCTAATCAATTCATACGGTATAAGGTTCTTTATGACAGGAATACTGGAAAAAGTAGAGGATTCGCATTTGTAACCATGAGCAGCATTGAAGATTGCAATAAAGTCATCGAAAATCTGGATGGAACTGTGagaatttttctctcttacttTCATTCTGTCCTCTATGTTGCTATATCTATCCTGATATAATTGGAACTGTTGGATTCTGATGCTAAATAATGAGTATCACTTATATTCAGGCTTACATGGGCAGACTATTGAGGGTTAATTTCTCAGACAAACCTAAGCCTAAAGGACTTTTATATCCAGATTCTGAGTATGAACTTTATGTCAGTAACTTATCCTGGTCAGTAACATCTGAAAGTTTGGCACAAGCATTTCAAGAATATGGAAATGTGGTCGGAGCAAGGGTCATCTACGATGACGAGACCGGAAAGTCACGTGGATATGGCTTTGTATCTTATTCAACAAAATCAGAGATGGAAACAGCTCTTGAAGCTTGTAATGAATTGGTACGAGTCTTTCTTAGTTCTTATGTATCTTTCTGTTCACATTGTTATTATATCACTTCCTTTCGTGTAGCTCAATTGTGTCTGTTTTTTCGAGTTCTTAGGAACTTGAAGGCAGGGTAATACGTGTTAGCTTAGCTCAAGGAAAACAAGCTCAGGGGTAAATATCAGCATACAATGACTAAACAAGAAACAGGAAAGAATTTCTACCTAGCTGTTACTGAACGAACCGCTCTCTTTTGTGTATACATCCCGTCTCCCACTTCTATACGTTACGAGCGATTCTCAACGGGAATAATATGTTCGGTTTCCAGCTATCATGGTAGAGATATCATGTGAATCCTGATTCAAACTGATGATCATCAGACAAGATTTCAAAAATGGTTGTAGCATGAATAAGAGAAGGAAATAGGAATGAATTTCTACCTTGCTGTAGCTGGTTGAACTCTGCAAGCAATTGAAGTTTCTTTCTCATCTGTTGCTGTATGTATTTCATTTACTCATATCTCAATCCTATACTTCACAATTGAAACTATTAGTGAGAATGTCATTTGATGGTATCTTAATGAAGTGGGAGACTTGTAGCAGGGACTAAGGAGTGATCTTTGAAACAGATAAACTCCATActagaaaaaaatggaagtcTGCTTTGATTTGTTATGTATCGTgatcagcctcatgattttaaaacgtttgttagggagaggtttttatacctttataaggaatgtttcgttcttctctccggccgatgtgtgatctcacaatccactttcTTTGGGGTCCTaacatcctcgctggtacactgcatgcaaatattgtccactttagtcCGAAAGAATCGCTCGT
This portion of the Cucurbita pepo subsp. pepo cultivar mu-cu-16 chromosome LG08, ASM280686v2, whole genome shotgun sequence genome encodes:
- the LOC111800338 gene encoding 28 kDa ribonucleoprotein, chloroplastic-like, translated to MLPISSLSNSPTMATAAAAAGASLFTTKRWLSDALLTTPSALMFPILSRSLAIESAPLRAFSERWRPALGISAAVVQRKAAVTFGVEEGVADETAEEGEGQVVDGGSPVESGKTKLYFGNLPYSVDSSQLADIVQDYGVAELIEVLYDRNTGKSRGFAFVTMSSIEDCNKVIENLDGTAYMGRLLRVNFSDKPKPKGLLYPDSEYELYVSNLSWSVTSESLAQAFQEYGNVVGARVIYDDETGKSRGYGFVSYSTKSEMETALEACNELELEGRVIRVSLAQGKQAQG